A stretch of DNA from Gammaproteobacteria bacterium:
CGACCGTGACGCGTATCGGCGGTGTGGCCGGCAAGGCGGTGCTCGGCATGGTGGTGGAAAAGGCGGTGGAGCGTTCGGCCGCGGCCTTGATTGCCGCCATTCTCTGAGCGAACCGCAGGGGCCGCTGCTGGCGGTTTCCTAGCGGCCCGTCTTCAATTGCTCAGCCAGGTCGGTCTGCTCCCAGGGCAGGTCGATGTCCGTTCTTCCCACTTGGCCGTAGGCGGCCAGCTTGCGGTACAGCCCGCCATCGAGTTCGCGCGACAGTTGCAGCAGCCTGAACCTGTTCAGAATGCTGGCGGGACTGAAATCCATATGCGCCTGCAGCCGTTGGGCGATCTCATTCTCATCGAGAGTGGCGGTGCCGAACGTTTCCACCTGAACGCTCACCGGCTGTGCCAGGCCGATGGTGTAGCTCAGCTGCACTTCGCATTCATCGGCCAGCCCGGCCGCAAGCACGTTTTTGGCTGCATAGCGCGCGGCGTAGGCGCCGATGCGGTCGATCCGCATGGGGTCCTTGCCGCTCAGCGCGGCCCCGCTGTGGCGCGCATATTCGCCATAGGTGTCGACGGCGGTTTTTCTGCCGGTCAGGCCGGAGTGCAGTGACGGCCCACCGCCGATCACGGCGCCCTCCGGGTTGATGAAGATGCGCGTGTTCTTGTCCGGCCGCACCTTCTCGTCTGCGAACGTGGGGTCTATGACAAGGCGTTTCAGATCCTCGCACAACACCTCGATGTCGGGTTGATCCGCAGTGGTCTGGCTGGCGATGAGGGTGATGCTGTGGATGCGGTGTGGTTTGCGGTTGCGGTATTCCACGCCGACCTGGGTCTTGCCGTCGGGCGCGAGATAGGGGAGCTCTTCATTCAGGCGCACCGCGGTGAGACGTCGTGCGAGACGATGGGCGAGCCAGATAGGCAGCGGCATCATGGCCGGAGTCTGGTTGCACGCGAAACCGAACACGGTGACCTGGTTGCGTACGGGCAGGCAATCGATATCCCCGGCGGCAGAGCGCTCCAGGCAGGTGATGCGTTCCACGTCGGGTGGCAGCTCCGTAAGGCTGGTGAGTATCGTGCAGTCGCGGGCGCTGAATTCACCCTGCCGGTAACCGACCTGTTCGATGACGCCGCGTGCCACTTCGGTGACGTCCACCTGTGCGCTGGATGCGAACCGGGCTGCGATGAAGACGACGCCGCGCGACACGGCGCATTCGGCGCTGACGTTGGCGTGGTGATCCTGGGCCATGAAGCGATCGACAATGGCATCGCTGATCTGGTCGCACAGCTTGTCGGGATGGCCTTCGGTGACAGAGTCCGAGGTGAACATAAAATCCGATTTCATGTTGCCTGCTCTCCTGTGTCGGAGGATGTGTCGTCTGTTTCCCTGCTCGAGTGCAGTGCCGGGGATGATGTGTGCGTGGCCGATTTGATGGCCTCATTGATCAGCAATGGTGCCGCCGAACCGGCCGCAATGACCAGGGCATCGAGCAGACCGACTGGCGTGATGCCGAGCAGGCGCCGCAGCGGCGGCAGGGCGATAGCGCTCAGCTGCAGTATGACCGAGCCGCCGATGGCGATATTCAGGTAGGGATTTGAGGGGCGCCTGCGCATTTCAAACAGGCTGTGACGTTCGGAACGGCAGCTGAGCGCGTGCAGCAGCTGGGCAAGCGTCAGACTCATGAAGGCGTGCGTGCTGGCGCGCGGACCGGGGCCGTAGCGCAGCAGTGCATAAGCGTAGCTGGTCAGCGTGCCCGTGGTAATGACCGCTGATTGCATGCCGAGCCGCATCAGGTCCCGGTTGCGTATGATGGGCTCTTCGGGGCGGCGCGGCGGTTGGGCGAGCACGTCTTCCTCGGGTGGCTCCAGGGCCAGCGCCAGGCCGGGGAAGATGTCGGTGATCAGATTGATCCACAGCAGCTGCATGGGGTTCAGCGGCGTTGCAACGCCGGCCGTGACGGCCGCCAGCATGACCTCGATTTCGCTGAAGTTGGTCGAGAGCAGGAATTGCAGCGCCTTGCGGATGTTGTTGTAGATGGTGCGCCCCTGCCGCACGGCGACCACCATGGTCTGCAGGTTGTCGTCCTCGAGGATGACGCCGGCGACCGAGCGTGCGACGTCGGTGCCGCTATCGCCCATGGCGACCCCGATGTCCGCCGCCTTGAGCGCGGGGCCGTCGTTGATGCCGTCGCCGGTCATGGCGACCACGGCGCCGCCGGATTGCAGGGCGCGCACCACCTGCAGCTTGTTCGCCGGGCTGACGCGGGCGAAGACCTGGACCCGTTTGACCAAGCCTGCAAGCAGTTCTGCGTCCATCGTCTCCAGCCGGCTGGATTCCAGAATCTCCAGCGGACCGCCGTTGCTGAGGTTCAGGGCTTTGCCGATGGTATAAGCCGTTCCCGCCTGATCGCCGGTGATCATCACCGTCGAGATGCCGGCATCGTGAAAACGCGACATCAGCTCGGGCATGCCCGGGCGCACGGGGTCGGCAAGCCCCACCAGGCCGAGCCAGGTCAGGGCGGGTTGCGCCTCGAAGGGCGTGTCGGCATCGGTTCGCGCATAGGCGACGCCGAGCACGCGCAGCGACTCGCCGGCCATGGCGTCGTTGCCGCTCAGGATCATGTTGCGCTCGTGCTCGCCCAGCGGTTTTGCGCTGCCTTCGTGCAGGTACGAATCGCACATCGTCAGGACTTCCGTCGGGCTGCCCTTGACGGCGAGCAGTTGGGTGCCGTCCGCGGCGCGGTGCAGCGTCTGCATGTAGTGCCGGTCTTCCGAGCGGTAGTCGATCTTGAGGCGCGGATAGGCATGCCTCAGGGCCGGGACGTCGAGACCCGCATCGCTCGCGAGCTCCAGCAGGGCGCTTTCGGTGAAGGAACCGGTTATGCGGCCGTTGTGCTGCGCGTCGTACTCCGCTTCGTTGCACAGGACGAGCGTTTGCAGCAGTGGCGGCATGTCGGCGTCGTCCAGCGGAGCGAATGCCTGGCCGTCGATGGTGAAGCGATCATCCTCGATGCGTATTTCGCGCAGGCCATTGTGCACCGCCAGCGCCGCCATGCGGTTCATGGTGAGCGTGCCGGTCTTGTCCAGGCAGATGACCTGCACCGAGCCCAGTGTTTCTACGGCGTCCAGGTGGCGGACCAGGACGTTTTTCCGGCGCATGTCGCGGATGCCCAGTGCCAGCGTGGTGGTGGCGACGGTGGGCAGGCCTTCCGGGACCGCGGCGACGGCCAGCGATATGGCGCTTTTCAGCATTTCCAGCATGCCGTAGCCGCGCAGCAGCCCGACCGCGAACACGCCCGTGCATACCGCACCGCTCAACAGGGCGAGTTGCGTGCTCATCTTGTCGAGCTGCAGTTCCATGGGGGTGTCCGGTGCATGTGATTCGCCGACCAGTGCCTGGATCTGCCCCAGCTCAGTCGCGCTGCCGGTGGCGACGACGGCCGCCACCGCACTGCCCCCCGTGACGTGCGTGCCCATGTGAATCATGTTGGCGCGATCGCCGAGCGGCGCATCGTCGGGTATGCGCACCGCGGCGCTTTTCGGTACCGGCATGCTTTCGCCGGTCAACGCCGCTTCATCCACGGACAGCCGGTCGGTGCGCAACAACCGCGCGTCCGCGGGGATGCGGGTGCCGGGTGTCAGAAGCAGGATATCGCCGGCCACCAGTTGATCCACGGGGACGATCGTGGCCGCGGCATTGCGCAATACCGTGGCATGGTGCGGGCCGGTGTCGTCGAGACTCGCGATGATGCGTTCCGACTGACGCTCCGTAACGAAACCGATGCCGGCGTTGATCGCGACCACGCCCATGATGACGATCGCGTCCGCCACGCCGCCCGTCAGTACGGAGACCACGGCGGAGGCCGCCAGCAGGCCCACCGGCAGGCTCATGAATTGTTCCGTCAAGATGGAAAGTTCGCTGCGGTGCGTCGTGCGTGGCAGCCGGTTCGGACCCCATCGCCGCAATCGGTCCAGGGCTTCCTTGCTGCTCAGGCCGTCGGTGGCCGAAACGGTGAGAGATTCGAGCACCTGCGTGACGCCGCGCGCATGCCAGGGGCGGAGTAATTGGGTGTTCTCCACCGGGTGTATTTCGGGGCGTTGCGGATTGCGCCGGGCGCGGTAACGCTCCAGCGAGGTGATCTTGCCGCCTGCGGGCGGTTCGTCAGGGGAGATTTCCTGAGAAGGGGCTGTGCCGGAAAGCGTGTCCAGGTGAGCGGCTATCGTCCTGGCGATCTGCGTGAGAGACAGGGCCGGGGCGAATTCGATCAGCAGGTTGCCGGTCAGGGCGTTGGCCCGCGCGCGCGCGATGCCGTCCGTTTGATGCAACAGCGCCTCCAGGCGTTGTCCGAGCACCTCGTCGTGGTGCAGCGCGGGAAGGTGAAACCGTGCGCGACCGGCTACAGCGGTGTGGACGGGAATGACGGAGGAGGTATGCGCGGGAACGGTCGGTTGGGCCGGCGCTTGCGTAATCCGATGAGGGTCCTGATTCTGTGGGCGCCGTATCATGCCGTTCCAGGATGCCATTCAATTTGACAAATACAACATCGGCTTGTGACCGTGGTATGTCAAGCCGATGGCCGTGCCCATCGGCCAACCAAGTACATATTAGCGCCTTGGTTAAAAAAAGCGTCTGATCCAGGTCAATGAGGCTGAATGCGGTGCGGGGGCAGGCACTTCGTGTCACATGCCCTGTGTTATAAGTTAAGCGTAACCCGCCATGTCCTGGTTTTGTTGTGGCATACGGAGGACGGTCCATGTCATCCGAGAAGACACCGCCGCGTTCCGGCCGGCTCGACCACGTGGTCGCCGAGGCCCAACGCAACCGCCTGCAGCGTGAGCAGGATTACCGCGAACAGGCGTTGAAACTTTTCCCCTGGGTCTGTGCCCGCTGCGGGCGCGAGTTCACCCGCGAGAACCTCGCCCAGCTCACCGTACATCACAAGGATCACAACCACGACAACAACCCGGCCGACGGCAGCAACTGGGAGCTGTTGTGCGTCTACTGTCACGATGCCGAGCATGGCCGTTACCTGGGTGAGGCGGGGAACGCCACCGTGCATGAACACGAACCGCCGTCTGCCACGTACAAGCCGTTTGCGGACCTGGATGCGCTGTTGAGCAAGAAAGATTGAGTATGGGGCATTTATTTCGGGGAGGAATGCTATGACCAGGCGGATCGCCATCATTCAGGGACACCCGGATCCGGCGGGCAGACATTTCTGTCATGCGCTGGCCGAGGCGTATGCGGCCGGGGCGCAGGCCGGGGGTCACGAGCTGAAAACCATTAACGTGGCCGAGCAGGATATTCCGCTGCTGCACGACCGCGCGGAATGGGAATCCGCGGAGGTGTCACCGGCGATTCGGGCCAACCAGGAGGTTATTGCCTGGGCGGATCATCTGGTGATCGTCTATCCGCTGTGGCTGGGCAGTATGCCCGCCATGCTCAAGGCGTTTCTGGAGCAGGTGCTGCGGCCCGGCTTTGCGTTCGGGCCGGGCCCCAGGGCCGGCATGGGCAAGAAGCTTCTGAAAGGAAAGAGTGCCCGCATCGTCGTGACCATGGGCATGCCGGCGTTTTTTTATCGGCTGTATTATCGCGCGCACAGTTTGAAAAGCCTGGAACGCAATATCCTGGCTTTCCTCGGCATCGGTCCGATCCGCGCCAGTCTGATCGGCATGGCCGAGGGCGGAGACGATGCACGGCGCGAGAAATGGCTGCAAAAGCTGACCCGGTTGGGGCGGCAAGGCTGCTGAGCCGTCCCCGGGGTTGCCGTAAAATCTTTTGACGCTCATGATTGCCCGCCGGTAAGGGCAGGGCGCAACGAGTTGCTGCGCCGGTGTCCGATCAATCCACTTTTATACAAACCTGGTGAGGCATGAGCAAAGCGATAGGTGACGTCGTATTTTTCGAGCAGTCGAAGCCGGAGGCAGAACGGTACCATCTCGCCGCAGAAAAGCTGGTCACGGGCAATCCGGAACAGGCGGTCTGGAATCACTATTCGGACCCCGGCAGCCAGTTTCATGTCGGCGTCTGGTCCTCCGAGGTCGGGTGCTGGCGTATCCGTTATACCGAGTACGAGTTCTGCCAAATCCTGGAAGGCGTTTCCATCCTGCGCGACAGCCAGGGCGCCGAGCGCACCCTGAAGCCGGGCGATAACTTCGTCATTCCCGCCGGTTTCGAGGGCGAGTGGGAAGTGACCGAACCCTGCAAGAAGATCTACGTGATTTTCGAGCCGGACTCGAATGCGTAATGTGTTGATAGAGATCGATGGCCCCCTGTCCGGCGGGGCCGTCACTGTTCTGTTATCAGTTATCCGCATCACCCCGGTGGCATAAGCCCACAGTAATCACGTTTATTCGTGGCTGCATTAATGAATATTCTCATTCAGCCTCCAATTTTTTTATAAATTCTTTCTTTTTCTCCATATGGCGGTCGTTTATGACTGTCATGGCGGATTCATAGTCAGTCACTAGGGTAAGGAGCCGTATCATCGGTGGCACGTGTATTTCCCGAGTGGTCCACTGAGCTATTCGTGGGTATGATGACGCGGTTCGTTTGATTGTTTCCGGCCTTTAGGGAGCGTACAGAATGCAGGATTTGTTTAGTGATGCCTGGATGAAGGCATTCAAGGAGGCTTGGAATGGAGATCTCAAACTGGTCCAGGACCTCGGGGGAATGAATTTCACCGCGAATGTGGGTTATGGCTTCGAACAGGAGGCCGAGCCCCGCGGTGTGGTGGTCGTCAACCAGGGGGTTGTCGTCGACGCCAGGGCCTATGACGGCCAGCCGCTTAATTGGGACCTGCGCGCCACGCCGGATCACTGGTACGAAATGCTGAAAAAGCCGCCGAATCTGATGGGGCTCGGTCTGGCTTACACCTCCAGAAAGCTGCGCTTCAAAAAGGGCGACTATGCGGCGATGATCAAGGATCCGCGCCTTGCGGATGCCTTTGTCAGAAGCTTCATGCTGATGGGCAAGATCGTTGCGTCCTGAGTTGTCCGGAATTCCAGAATTTCCTTAACGTACGGCCGTTTTCGGTCGCTACCCCGATCCCGATATCCGAGAGCTATCCGGCCATGACGTTGAACATCGGCGTCTGAGCCGGATCGTTTGCATTCGGGGTTTGATTGCCCGGTACATCGCGAGCCCGGTCGCCTGATATGATGATCTGAACGACAACCGCTGTTATTAGAGTAATGCCTGACAAGTTGCCTTTAAGGTTTTGATTTATGGAGAAAGTTAGCGTTCTGTTCTGCTGTATGGGCAACATCTGCCGGTCTCCGACGGCGCAGGGCGTCTTCTGGCGCTTGGTGACCGAACAGGGGCTGGAGGACAGGATCTGGGTCGATTCCGCCGGCACGCATGCCTATCACATCGGCGAGCCGCCGGACGAGCGCGCCCAGGCGGCGGCCCTGCGCCGGGGTGTGGATTTGTCCGACCAGCGGGCGCGGCGGGTCGAGCCGCGCGATTTCGGTGAATACGATTACGTGCTCGCCATGGACCGCGATAATTTCGCGAACCTGCAGGCCGTTTGTCCCGCGGGTATGGAGTCCCGGCTGTATTTGTTCCTGGATTTCAGCGAGCGCCATACGGGGCTCGATGTGCCCGACCCGTACTACGGGGGAGAGCGGGGATTCGAGGAGGTGTTGGATCTCGTCGAGGCAGCCGCCGAAGGTCTGTTGCAGACCATCAAGACCCGTCATTTCGACGCCGCCTGACGGCGTACTGACGTACGGCGGCCCCCTGTCATGATCCTGGCCGGCGCAATGCCGGCCAGGGGCAGGGCCTGACTTCTTACTCCGCTTTGTTTTCGCTGCCGGCGTGGGCTGCGGGTGCAGCTTCAGCCGGTGCGTCGTTGCGCGGGGTGGGTGATTCGGGTCGGGCCGGTTTTTCCGCAGCGCCGGCGGTGGGGTTAATCACCGGCAGGGGTTTCACTTCACCGGGACCGGCGGATTCGGGTTTGCTCTCGGCACGCGGTGCCGACTGCTCGGGCTTGCGGCTTTCACCACTTTCCGGCTTGCGCGCTTCCTGAGGCGCGGGTTCGGCTGCTGCGGGTTTTTTCTCCGCGGACTCGCTGCTGCTTCCTGCGGGTTTCTGACTACCCTGGGGCTGCTGCCCTCCCTGAGACTGATCGCGCTGCGGTTGACCGCCCTGGGGCTGACCACCCTGAGACTGATCGCGCTGCGGTTGACCGCCCTGGGGCTGACCACCCTGAGACTGACCACCCTGGGGCTGACCACCCTGGGGCTGACCACCCTGGGGCTGACCTCCCTGGGGCTGACCACCCTGGGGCTGACCACCCTGGGGCTGACCACCCTGGGGCTGACCACCCTGGGGCTGACCTCCCTGGGGCTGACCTCCCTGGGGCTGACCTCCCTGGGGCTGACCGCCTTGGGGTTGACCACCTTGAGGTTGCTGCCCGCTCTGGTCCTGGCTGCCTTGCGGCTGCTGTTCACCTTGCTGGGCGTTTTGCGACTGCTCCGAACGATTGCGGTTACGGCGACGTCCGCCGCGACGTCCGCGGCTCGAGCGACTGCCCGATGGTTTGGAGGAGCCGCCGTTTTCCGGTTTTTCCTGTTCGCCCTTGGCGGGTTGCTGTTCACCCTTGGACTGCTGGGTTTCCTGGCGCGGCTTTTCAGCCTCGGGCTGTGCCTGCTGCCGGGCTTCCTTCTTTTGCGGCCTCGAACCTTTTTGCTCGTCCGAACCGTTTCTGGAGGAAGCCGGCCGGCGACGGCGTTGTTCACCGCGCTCTTCCTTCTGGCTGGAGCGGCGCGGGCTTTGTTTTCTGGGCTTGGGTGCTTCTTCCTCGACCTTGATTTGCCCGCGGCGCGGGTCGGGGGCGAAAAAGTAGTTCCAGAACTGGACGAGCAGGCCGGGTTTCAGCGTTTGCTGCCCGGCTGTGGAATCCTCGGGTTCGGCCACCATCGGTGCCGGTGTGGCCGGGGTGACGCTCTGGACCAGCGGCGTTTCGGCGCGCTGCTGCGCGGCGGCGGCCGTACGCGGTTCCTCTTCCTCGGGCTTGATGAGTTCGTAGCTGCTCTGGCTGTCGCGCGACATTTCGTCCGTGCGCAGGCGTGTCACATCATAGTGCGGTGTCTGCAGCTGCGGGTTCGGCAGGATGGTGAGCCGGACCTGATGGCGGGTTCCGATGTCCGCGACGGCTTCGCGCTTTTCGTTGAGCAGGAAGGTGGCCACCTCGACGGGCACCTGGGCAATGACCTCGCCCGTCTTTTCCTTCATGGCCTCTTCTTCCATGAGGCGCAGGATGGACAGGCTCAGCGATTCCACGCTGCGCACGGTGCCCTGGCCCGAGCAGCGGGGGCAGACGATCTGGCTGGACTCGCCCAGCGACGGGCGCAGGCGCTGGCGCGACATTTCCAGCAGGCCGAAGCGCGAGATGCGCCCCATCTGCACGCGGGCCCGGTCGAGCTTGACGGCGTCGCGCAGGCGGTTTTCGACCTCGCGCTGGTTCTTGCTGGGCGCCATGTCGATGAAGTCGATCACGATCAGGCCGCCCAGGTCGCGCAGGCGCAGCTGGCGGGCGATCTCGTCGGCCGCCTCCAGGTTGGTGTTTAGCGCGGTCTCCTCGATGTCGCTGCCCTTGGTGGCGCGCGCCGAGTTGATGTCGATGGAGATCAGCGCCTCGGTGTGGTCGATGACGATGGCGCCGCCGCCGGGCAGGGTGACCTCGCGCTCGAAGGCGGACTCGATCTGGCTTTCCACCTGGAAACGGTTGAACAGCGGCACGCGGTCGCTGTAGATCTTGAGCTTGCGCAGATGCTGGGGCATGACCATCTGCATGAAGTCGGTGGCGCGCTGGTGCACCTGCTCGTCGTCGATGAGGATTTCACCGATGTCCGCGCGGAAGTAGTCGCGCAGGGCGCGGATGATGATGTCGCTTTCCTGGTAGATCAGAACCGGCGCCTTGTTCTCCGCGCCCGCCTTCTTGATCGCTTCCCACAGGGTCTTCAGGTAGCCGAAGTCCCATTCCAGTTCCTCGGCGCTGCGATCCACGCCCGCGGTGCGCACGATGACGCCCATGTCGCCGGGGATGTCGAGCTTGGAGAGGGCCTCGCGGATGAGGGCGCGTTCCTCGCCCTCGATGCGCCGGGATACGCCGCCGGCCTTGGGGTTGTTGGGCATGAGCACCAGGTAGCGCCCGGCCAGGCTGATATAGGTGGTGAGCGCGGCGCCCTTGGTGCCGCGTTCTTCCTTGTCGACCTGGACGATGACTTCCTGGCCTTCCTTGACGGCTTCCTTGATGGGAGGACGGCCGCCGTTGCCACTCACCCCTTCGGCGTAGTACTCGGGGGCGATTTCCTTGTAGGGCAGGAAACCATGGCGCTCGGCGCCATAGTTGACGAAGGCCGCTTCCAGGCTGGGCTCGACGCGGGTGATGACACCCTTGTAGATGTTCGCCTTACGCTGTTCGCGGGAGGGAACCTCGATATCGAGATCGTAGAGCTTCTGGCCATCGACCATCGCAACCCGGATCTCTTCG
This window harbors:
- the metK gene encoding methionine adenosyltransferase, which codes for MKSDFMFTSDSVTEGHPDKLCDQISDAIVDRFMAQDHHANVSAECAVSRGVVFIAARFASSAQVDVTEVARGVIEQVGYRQGEFSARDCTILTSLTELPPDVERITCLERSAAGDIDCLPVRNQVTVFGFACNQTPAMMPLPIWLAHRLARRLTAVRLNEELPYLAPDGKTQVGVEYRNRKPHRIHSITLIASQTTADQPDIEVLCEDLKRLVIDPTFADEKVRPDKNTRIFINPEGAVIGGGPSLHSGLTGRKTAVDTYGEYARHSGAALSGKDPMRIDRIGAYAARYAAKNVLAAGLADECEVQLSYTIGLAQPVSVQVETFGTATLDENEIAQRLQAHMDFSPASILNRFRLLQLSRELDGGLYRKLAAYGQVGRTDIDLPWEQTDLAEQLKTGR
- a CDS encoding HAD-IC family P-type ATPase encodes the protein MIRRPQNQDPHRITQAPAQPTVPAHTSSVIPVHTAVAGRARFHLPALHHDEVLGQRLEALLHQTDGIARARANALTGNLLIEFAPALSLTQIARTIAAHLDTLSGTAPSQEISPDEPPAGGKITSLERYRARRNPQRPEIHPVENTQLLRPWHARGVTQVLESLTVSATDGLSSKEALDRLRRWGPNRLPRTTHRSELSILTEQFMSLPVGLLAASAVVSVLTGGVADAIVIMGVVAINAGIGFVTERQSERIIASLDDTGPHHATVLRNAAATIVPVDQLVAGDILLLTPGTRIPADARLLRTDRLSVDEAALTGESMPVPKSAAVRIPDDAPLGDRANMIHMGTHVTGGSAVAAVVATGSATELGQIQALVGESHAPDTPMELQLDKMSTQLALLSGAVCTGVFAVGLLRGYGMLEMLKSAISLAVAAVPEGLPTVATTTLALGIRDMRRKNVLVRHLDAVETLGSVQVICLDKTGTLTMNRMAALAVHNGLREIRIEDDRFTIDGQAFAPLDDADMPPLLQTLVLCNEAEYDAQHNGRITGSFTESALLELASDAGLDVPALRHAYPRLKIDYRSEDRHYMQTLHRAADGTQLLAVKGSPTEVLTMCDSYLHEGSAKPLGEHERNMILSGNDAMAGESLRVLGVAYARTDADTPFEAQPALTWLGLVGLADPVRPGMPELMSRFHDAGISTVMITGDQAGTAYTIGKALNLSNGGPLEILESSRLETMDAELLAGLVKRVQVFARVSPANKLQVVRALQSGGAVVAMTGDGINDGPALKAADIGVAMGDSGTDVARSVAGVILEDDNLQTMVVAVRQGRTIYNNIRKALQFLLSTNFSEIEVMLAAVTAGVATPLNPMQLLWINLITDIFPGLALALEPPEEDVLAQPPRRPEEPIIRNRDLMRLGMQSAVITTGTLTSYAYALLRYGPGPRASTHAFMSLTLAQLLHALSCRSERHSLFEMRRRPSNPYLNIAIGGSVILQLSAIALPPLRRLLGITPVGLLDALVIAAGSAAPLLINEAIKSATHTSSPALHSSRETDDTSSDTGEQAT
- a CDS encoding YajD family HNH nuclease, whose translation is MSSEKTPPRSGRLDHVVAEAQRNRLQREQDYREQALKLFPWVCARCGREFTRENLAQLTVHHKDHNHDNNPADGSNWELLCVYCHDAEHGRYLGEAGNATVHEHEPPSATYKPFADLDALLSKKD
- a CDS encoding NAD(P)H-dependent oxidoreductase, which produces MTRRIAIIQGHPDPAGRHFCHALAEAYAAGAQAGGHELKTINVAEQDIPLLHDRAEWESAEVSPAIRANQEVIAWADHLVIVYPLWLGSMPAMLKAFLEQVLRPGFAFGPGPRAGMGKKLLKGKSARIVVTMGMPAFFYRLYYRAHSLKSLERNILAFLGIGPIRASLIGMAEGGDDARREKWLQKLTRLGRQGC
- a CDS encoding cupin domain-containing protein, with product MSKAIGDVVFFEQSKPEAERYHLAAEKLVTGNPEQAVWNHYSDPGSQFHVGVWSSEVGCWRIRYTEYEFCQILEGVSILRDSQGAERTLKPGDNFVIPAGFEGEWEVTEPCKKIYVIFEPDSNA
- a CDS encoding SCP-2 sterol transfer family protein, with translation MQDLFSDAWMKAFKEAWNGDLKLVQDLGGMNFTANVGYGFEQEAEPRGVVVVNQGVVVDARAYDGQPLNWDLRATPDHWYEMLKKPPNLMGLGLAYTSRKLRFKKGDYAAMIKDPRLADAFVRSFMLMGKIVAS
- a CDS encoding low molecular weight phosphotyrosine protein phosphatase; protein product: MEKVSVLFCCMGNICRSPTAQGVFWRLVTEQGLEDRIWVDSAGTHAYHIGEPPDERAQAAALRRGVDLSDQRARRVEPRDFGEYDYVLAMDRDNFANLQAVCPAGMESRLYLFLDFSERHTGLDVPDPYYGGERGFEEVLDLVEAAAEGLLQTIKTRHFDAA
- the rne gene encoding ribonuclease E, giving the protein MKRILINATQPEEIRVAMVDGQKLYDLDIEVPSREQRKANIYKGVITRVEPSLEAAFVNYGAERHGFLPYKEIAPEYYAEGVSGNGGRPPIKEAVKEGQEVIVQVDKEERGTKGAALTTYISLAGRYLVLMPNNPKAGGVSRRIEGEERALIREALSKLDIPGDMGVIVRTAGVDRSAEELEWDFGYLKTLWEAIKKAGAENKAPVLIYQESDIIIRALRDYFRADIGEILIDDEQVHQRATDFMQMVMPQHLRKLKIYSDRVPLFNRFQVESQIESAFEREVTLPGGGAIVIDHTEALISIDINSARATKGSDIEETALNTNLEAADEIARQLRLRDLGGLIVIDFIDMAPSKNQREVENRLRDAVKLDRARVQMGRISRFGLLEMSRQRLRPSLGESSQIVCPRCSGQGTVRSVESLSLSILRLMEEEAMKEKTGEVIAQVPVEVATFLLNEKREAVADIGTRHQVRLTILPNPQLQTPHYDVTRLRTDEMSRDSQSSYELIKPEEEEPRTAAAAQQRAETPLVQSVTPATPAPMVAEPEDSTAGQQTLKPGLLVQFWNYFFAPDPRRGQIKVEEEAPKPRKQSPRRSSQKEERGEQRRRRPASSRNGSDEQKGSRPQKKEARQQAQPEAEKPRQETQQSKGEQQPAKGEQEKPENGGSSKPSGSRSSRGRRGGRRRNRNRSEQSQNAQQGEQQPQGSQDQSGQQPQGGQPQGGQPQGGQPQGGQPQGGQPQGGQPQGGQPQGGQPQGGQPQGGQPQGGQPQGGQPQGGQSQGGQPQGGQPQRDQSQGGQPQGGQPQRDQSQGGQQPQGSQKPAGSSSESAEKKPAAAEPAPQEARKPESGESRKPEQSAPRAESKPESAGPGEVKPLPVINPTAGAAEKPARPESPTPRNDAPAEAAPAAHAGSENKAE